The following nucleotide sequence is from cyanobacterium endosymbiont of Braarudosphaera bigelowii.
CAATATCATCATCTACTTTCTTTAAAATACCCGCTATTATCTCTTCTTGATACAGCATTAATCAATTATGTTTTTACTATATAAAAAAATTAGAATAAGGAATAAGTTTACTCTTATATCGTACCCGTAGTGCTTAGTTTATGGTTGTTAAAATAGTGAATTATACTTTACGGAAAGCTAATTAATATAAACTATAACCATACCATTTTAAATGTAGTAGTTTCAATGATATTTTATAAAGTTACTCACTACAATTAGCTTCATTGCAAATGATTTCTTTTATACCTTGTCTCTTTATTTTGACTAGAAAAATCAAAAGACAGAGAACATCATTAGTAACAATTACTGCTATCATTATTTCTAATTTATAATAAAGGATATTTGCATTGAATAATAAATCTACGATTTTAGTTACAGGGGGAGCCGGATACATTGGTTCCCATGTAGCTTTATTACTTAAAAAAGAAGGATATGAAGTTCTTGTTCTTGATAATCTTTCTTTCGGTCATCCTGAAATTGTTAGAGACATTTTAGATGTTGAGTTAATTGTTGGAGATACTAATAATCGCTTTCTATTAGATCAAATATTTACGACAAGAAACATTTCTGCTGTAATGCATTTTGCTGCTTTTCTTTCAGTGGGAGAATCAGTTCATAATCCAGCTGTATATTATAAAAATAATGTAGTAGGAACCTTAACTCTTTTAGAAGCGATGGTTGCTGCTAATGTTAATAAACTGATTTTTTCTTCTACTTGTTCTATTTATGGGATTTCTAATGATATTCCCATAACAGAAAAACACCCTAATAATCCTTTAAATCCATATGCCTCTAGCAAATATATGGTTGAACAAATTTTAAAAGATTTTGATCAAGCTTATAGTTTAAAATCCGTCATTTTTCGATATTTTAATGCAGCAGGAGCTGATCCTTCTGGTAATTTAGGGGAAGACCATACACCTGAAGTTCATCTAATTCCTTTAGCATTACTTACAGCTTTAAAAAAGAGAGACCATCTTGTTATTTTTGGTACAGATTATGATACTCCTGATGGTACTGCGATTAGAGACTACATTCATGTTAGCGATTTAGCAACAGCTCATATCCTAGGTTTAAAATATCTTTTTAGTGGAGGGAACAGTGATATGTTTAATTTAGGAAATGGTGATGGATTTTCTGTACGAGAAGTAATTAATGTAGTGAAAAAAGTTACGAATGTAGATTTCTCAGTTAAAGAAGGTATTCGTCGTCCAGGAGATGCGCCAATCTTAGTAGGAAGTGGAGGAAAAATTCAATCTAAGCTAAGTTGGAAGCCTGAATATACTAATTTAGAAACCATAGTTGATCATGCCTGGAAATGGCATAATAAGAGACACGGAATAAAATAATAAAACTCATTTACTAGACAATTCAGATATTTTTGAAATTTAATTTTTATCTTTAATACATAGTATTTTAAAAATAATTCTTTGTTTGTAAATATCTTAAGATTTATAACCTATCCAAATAGATTATAAATCTTAATTACAAGACTTTACTGTATAGTTCCTTGCAAATGTTCGGTGCTAATCGGCTTTATCAAATATAACTTCAGAAGTTGAGTTACATTAGATATAAGTGCTGGTAATTTTCTTAAAGATTTTATAATATAGGGTTGTTTAGAAAAATTTATTTCTCTTAACTTAGCATTATTACTCACACATATCTCTAAGCCTTGATAGAATCTAGGATCTTTAAGATTTAATATTACTGGAAAAACTCGTCCAGCTATTTCATTAGTTTTTTCGATAACATACTTATCATAGTCTCTAGCATTGAGGCCAATAGCTGAGTAAAAATCACTTCTTTGGACATCATTAAAATACATCGTTGCAAATACTGATAATAAGAAAAAGCGACACCACAGGCGAGCCTTCCAATTATTTAATATTTCAGGATTTGCCTTCATAATTGCATCAAAAAAATCTCCATGACGGTTCTCATCTTGGCACCAGTTTTCAAAGAAATTAAAAATAGGATATATCTTATTTTCAGGATTATTTTCTAGATGTCGATAAATTGTAATATAACGCCAATAACCAATTTTTTCTGATAAATAAGTTGCATAAAAAATAAACTTAGGTTGAAAAAAGGTATAACTACGACTTTTAGTTAAAAATCCTAAATCTAAAGTCATATTAAAATCTGACAAAGCTTTATTCAAAAATCCAGCATGGCGTGCCTCATCTCGAGACATCAATAGAAAACATTCTGCAAGAATAGGATTTTTGTCTTTTAGGCGTCTTCCCAGTTCTTTATAAAGTAGAAAACCTGAAAACTCAGCTGTACATGAACGTTCTAAAAATTCAACAAATAACTTACGAGTATTTTCGTCAAAATGATCCCATGTTTGAGAAAACTCTTCGCGTCGAATAAAATGATAACGATTGTAATCTGTACGGAACTCTTCGAGAATAGCTTTCAATTCTTCTTCATTAATTGAAATATCCATTTTTGCTAACGCTTCAAAATCAGTCGTATAAAAACGAGGAGTTAAAAGAGTCTCTTTATCTGGAGATTTAATGTTTGGATGTAGTTCTTTGAGTTCAGGCTTTTGAAGAGTATTTACCATAAGTTATTTTAAATATTTTTTACAAAAAAACCATAGACCTAACACTTTTAAGGTAATAAAATTACCATTATTCTTATCAAGAATATATGAATAAAAAGCTGAGATTACAGTGTAACAGTATTAAGTACATTAAGAAATATTATTTATGTCAAGAATTACAACATATTATCAATTTATATTAAGAAAAATGGATTTCGAGTTAATCGTTTATTTTTTGTTAGATACTCAAAAAAACTATATTTGACCTGTAAATATTACAGTTATATTATTAATACTACTATTTTGTCATACTATTATAACCATCTCAAACAATGTCAATATAACATCTTATCTGACAAATATATACTTGTAAAATTCAAAAATGAATAGACCAAATTTATAGAAATTAAATTATAATTTCTATGATGCTAATTAATAGCAATTTCTTCCTCATAAAAAATTTTCTTCGTCAAAAAATATAGACAGAGAAATTAATAACCAATTTTTTAAAATGGTTATTTTAACTATAATAAAATAGATTCTACAACAAACAACTCATTGTAGAACTTTAAAACGACTCCTAGATAACTTTTTGAAATGAGCTCAAACTTTAATCAAAGTCTGCGACTAATCCCTATATTTTCAGGTGCCCTAGGTAGCATATTACTAGTAATTAATCGCTTCACAATAACACATTTAACTGATTCCCAAGCAAGATCTGATGTTGTAGGAATTATTCTCAGCGGGGTATTAGTTCTTGTTGGATTGCTTTGGCAGCAAATTCAACCAAGATCAGCGAATGCTGTTACTCTTATCGGAGAAGAGAAAATTGAGTTTAATAGTTATTTAGATGAAGAAACTAAGCTAGATTTAGCTTGGGCATCTCACCTAATATTGAATAATACTGTTACTAAATCTGTGATTATTTATTACAAAAAAGATATCTTACTTCGCCGAGGAATTTTGGGTGAAAATGATAAAGTTAACCCAGGTAAGATATTAAACAAAGTTTTTGAAAAACAAAAGGCAATTTATTTAGTTAATCTTGATTTATATCCAGGAAGAATTGAATTCGATTATTTACCAATAAACACACAAGGTGTCATTTGCCAACCATTAGGAAAAAATGGAGTAATGATTCTTGGTACTAACGTTTCCCGTAGTTATACTAAACAAGATGAAAACTGGATCGAAGGTATCGCTGATAAAATAACTTTAACCTTGCAAAAAAACTAGGTTAATTCATGTCATAGAAATTTCGTTATTTTATTTATGTGTAATAGTTTTTAACTATAAAATTTATTCTACCCAATATTGTTTTAAGCTAAATTACATATATCTCAATGGATTAAAATATGAATAATCATATCTATTTATTATTTGTGTTTCATCATTTGTAATTGATATAATTTTTTATATAAACCTTCTTGTTTGATTAAATTTTGATGGTTCCCTGATTGAATTATCTTACCTTGTTTTAAAACCAATATTCTGTCAACATCTTTAATAGTTGATAATCTATGAGCAATAATTAGTCCTGTTCTGTTAATTAACAGTTGTTTCAATGCTTGTTGTATTAAAGCTTCAGTCTTTACATCCAAACTAGCCGTGGCTTCATCTAATACCAAAATACTTGGATTGCGAATAGCAATTCTAGCAAAAGCTAATAACTGCTTTTCTCCTTTGGAAAGATTAGTACCTCTTTCTTTTAGTAGTGTATGATATCCTTCAGGAAATTTTTCAATTAATTGATCTGTATTAGTTAACCTTGCTGCTTGTTTTACTTCTTCTAAAGAATATTTTTCTCCTAAAGTTATATTTCTTTTAATATCACCAGCAAATAGAAAATTTTCTTGTAGAATTATTCCTATATATTTCCTAAGTTCTTGTTTGGAAATATACTGACTATCAATTCCATCAATTAAAATTTTTCCATGAGTAGGTTCATATAAACGTGATAAAAGTCTTATTATTGAACTTTTCCCAGACCCTGTCGGCCCCACTAAAGCAATCTTTTCCCCTGGAGAAATTTTAAAGTTTAAGTTTTTAAGAATAAAATCATTTTTTTTATATCCAAACCATACATTGTCAAAAATAATTTCGCCTATTTTTCTGTTATTATTTCTAATAATTGAAAAATCTATATTTGTTTTATTTTCTTTTGTTTCTATAGGTTCTTGCATTAGTTCTGTTATACGTTCAATAGCAGTAAACCCAGATTGAAATGTGGTAAATTTATCGGCAAATCGACGTAATGGATTAAATAATCTCTGAGCATACAAAATAAATGCAGATAAGGTTCCGAAATTAATACTAGTATTCATTATACCAATACCTCCTAGCAAAAG
It contains:
- the galE gene encoding UDP-glucose 4-epimerase GalE, translating into MNNKSTILVTGGAGYIGSHVALLLKKEGYEVLVLDNLSFGHPEIVRDILDVELIVGDTNNRFLLDQIFTTRNISAVMHFAAFLSVGESVHNPAVYYKNNVVGTLTLLEAMVAANVNKLIFSSTCSIYGISNDIPITEKHPNNPLNPYASSKYMVEQILKDFDQAYSLKSVIFRYFNAAGADPSGNLGEDHTPEVHLIPLALLTALKKRDHLVIFGTDYDTPDGTAIRDYIHVSDLATAHILGLKYLFSGGNSDMFNLGNGDGFSVREVINVVKKVTNVDFSVKEGIRRPGDAPILVGSGGKIQSKLSWKPEYTNLETIVDHAWKWHNKRHGIK
- the acsF gene encoding magnesium-protoporphyrin IX monomethyl ester (oxidative) cyclase, translated to MVNTLQKPELKELHPNIKSPDKETLLTPRFYTTDFEALAKMDISINEEELKAILEEFRTDYNRYHFIRREEFSQTWDHFDENTRKLFVEFLERSCTAEFSGFLLYKELGRRLKDKNPILAECFLLMSRDEARHAGFLNKALSDFNMTLDLGFLTKSRSYTFFQPKFIFYATYLSEKIGYWRYITIYRHLENNPENKIYPIFNFFENWCQDENRHGDFFDAIMKANPEILNNWKARLWCRFFLLSVFATMYFNDVQRSDFYSAIGLNARDYDKYVIEKTNEIAGRVFPVILNLKDPRFYQGLEICVSNNAKLREINFSKQPYIIKSLRKLPALISNVTQLLKLYLIKPISTEHLQGTIQ
- a CDS encoding cofactor assembly of complex C subunit B, which codes for MSSNFNQSLRLIPIFSGALGSILLVINRFTITHLTDSQARSDVVGIILSGVLVLVGLLWQQIQPRSANAVTLIGEEKIEFNSYLDEETKLDLAWASHLILNNTVTKSVIIYYKKDILLRRGILGENDKVNPGKILNKVFEKQKAIYLVNLDLYPGRIEFDYLPINTQGVICQPLGKNGVMILGTNVSRSYTKQDENWIEGIADKITLTLQKN
- a CDS encoding ABC transporter ATP-binding protein; this translates as MIVSSKLRFRKSVTISQKYGDNLTSKLLPYALSYPDLLLSSIFLLVPLSIAGAVQPLLVGQAISLSRKEATWNFIGMLSFEQGLYLLIISLLITIIIRLICSSIQGFIVQKLGQSITADIRRDLYSHIISLESSFFNKTPIGNLITRLTSDVEALGNIFASGGIGIISDSVYILAIIVTMFTLDTKMALVLLFMIVPVAGLVVYFQKQYRKANYQSREKLSELNSMIQENISGINVVQTFRRENFNSKLFKDINKNYRQATSKTIFHDSAVSATLEWISLVAIAMVLLLGGIGIMNTSINFGTLSAFILYAQRLFNPLRRFADKFTTFQSGFTAIERITELMQEPIETKENKTNIDFSIIRNNNRKIGEIIFDNVWFGYKKNDFILKNLNFKISPGEKIALVGPTGSGKSSIIRLLSRLYEPTHGKILIDGIDSQYISKQELRKYIGIILQENFLFAGDIKRNITLGEKYSLEEVKQAARLTNTDQLIEKFPEGYHTLLKERGTNLSKGEKQLLAFARIAIRNPSILVLDEATASLDVKTEALIQQALKQLLINRTGLIIAHRLSTIKDVDRILVLKQGKIIQSGNHQNLIKQEGLYKKLYQLQMMKHK